The following proteins come from a genomic window of Streptococcus oralis:
- a CDS encoding thrombospondin type 3 repeat-containing protein, with translation MEAIYQRDSDQDGLTDAQELALGTNPLSADSDGDGRSDLVEIEEGTNPLEKDLQDIDQTSITEPSSVLMEMKQKISDMMESHYKEFIQALISIETGIENQQDLEDLYTYYMRTDAVSLLSSDLEISPQEVEMEIEL, from the coding sequence ATGGAAGCCATTTATCAACGTGATTCGGATCAAGATGGATTAACTGATGCTCAAGAATTGGCGCTAGGAACCAATCCTCTTAGCGCAGATTCTGATGGTGATGGACGTTCAGATTTAGTGGAAATAGAAGAAGGAACCAATCCCTTAGAAAAGGATTTACAAGACATAGACCAAACAAGTATCACTGAACCGTCCTCAGTATTAATGGAAATGAAACAAAAGATTTCAGATATGATGGAGAGTCACTACAAGGAATTTATACAGGCTCTGATTAGTATTGAAACAGGGATTGAAAACCAACAAGACCTAGAAGACTTATATACTTACTACATGAGAACGGATGCCGTTTCTCTTTTATCTAGTGATTTAGAAATCAGTCCTCAAGAGGTTGAAATGGAGATAGAGTTGTAG
- a CDS encoding VirB4-like conjugal transfer ATPase, CD1110 family translates to MKRKSNTLKKQKTSMTNKKEEVKGKKEEVLPSTANTLSYQALYQNGLMQVKEDYFSQSYLLGDVNYQTVGLEDKGAIIEKYSDLINSLDDQTNFQLTIFNKRLNLEKFRQSVLYEEKEDGYDSYRKELNRMMNQNLDSGENNFSAVKLISFGRKDSNPKQAYRSLSQIGEYFKSGFSEIDARFESLAGEERVNLLADMLRGEHHLPFSYRDLTRSGQTTRHFIAPNLLDFKNKNYLQINDRLLQIVYVRDYGMELGDQFIRDLMQGDLELIVSLHAQSSTKADAMKKLRTKKTLMESQKIGEQQKLARTGIYLEKVGHVLESNIDEAEELLKTMTETGDKLFQTVFLIGVFGQDEEELKQALDTIQQVAGSNDLMIDKLPYMQEAAFNSLLPFGCDFLEGVSRSLLTSNVAVNSPWTSVDLQDRSGKYYGINQISSNIITIDRSLLNTPSGLILGTSGAGKGMATKHEIITTKIKESGENTEIIIVDPEAEYSVIGRTFGGEMIDIAPDSQTYLNVLDLSEENMDEDPVKVKSEFLLSFIGKLLDRKMDGREKSIIDRVTRLTYQSFKEPSLEEWVFVLSQQAEEEAQNLALDMELYVEGSLDIFSHKTNIQTGSNFLIYNVKKLGDELKQIALMVVFDQIWNRVVRNQKLGKKTWIYFDEMQLLLLDKYASDFFFKLWSRVRKYGASPTGITQNVETLLLDPNGRRIIANSEFMILLKQAKNDREELVQLLGLSKELEKYLVNPEKGAGLIKAGSVVVPFKNKIPQGTQLFDIMSTDPDKMASN, encoded by the coding sequence ATGAAAAGAAAATCAAATACATTAAAGAAACAAAAAACTTCAATGACTAATAAAAAGGAAGAAGTTAAAGGGAAAAAAGAGGAAGTGTTACCTTCTACGGCTAATACTCTTTCCTATCAAGCCCTGTATCAAAATGGTCTGATGCAGGTAAAAGAAGATTATTTCTCACAAAGCTACTTACTTGGTGATGTCAATTATCAAACTGTTGGTTTAGAAGATAAGGGCGCAATCATTGAGAAGTATTCTGATTTGATTAACTCTTTAGACGATCAAACCAACTTCCAATTGACCATCTTTAATAAAAGATTGAATTTAGAAAAGTTTAGACAGAGTGTTCTGTATGAGGAAAAAGAAGATGGGTATGATAGCTATCGTAAAGAATTGAATCGGATGATGAATCAGAATTTAGACAGTGGTGAAAATAATTTTTCAGCTGTGAAACTGATTAGTTTTGGTAGAAAGGATTCTAATCCCAAACAAGCCTATCGTTCCTTGTCTCAAATAGGCGAATATTTCAAGAGTGGTTTCTCAGAAATTGATGCACGATTTGAATCCTTGGCTGGAGAAGAACGGGTGAACTTGTTGGCCGATATGCTTAGAGGAGAACACCATCTTCCTTTTTCTTACCGTGATTTAACGAGATCGGGTCAGACAACTCGTCACTTCATAGCACCTAATCTCTTGGATTTTAAAAACAAGAATTACCTACAAATCAATGACCGTTTATTACAGATTGTCTATGTGAGAGACTACGGTATGGAATTAGGAGATCAGTTTATCAGAGACCTCATGCAAGGAGATTTGGAATTGATTGTAAGCCTCCATGCTCAAAGTTCGACCAAGGCAGATGCCATGAAGAAACTACGAACAAAGAAGACCTTGATGGAATCCCAAAAGATCGGGGAACAACAAAAACTTGCTCGTACAGGTATCTATTTGGAAAAAGTAGGTCATGTATTAGAAAGCAATATCGATGAAGCTGAGGAACTCTTAAAAACCATGACCGAGACAGGAGATAAACTATTTCAAACAGTCTTCTTGATTGGTGTTTTTGGTCAGGATGAAGAAGAACTCAAACAAGCACTAGACACTATTCAACAAGTGGCTGGCTCAAATGACCTAATGATTGATAAACTACCATATATGCAAGAAGCAGCCTTTAATAGTTTGCTACCATTTGGTTGTGATTTTTTAGAGGGAGTATCACGGAGTTTATTAACATCTAATGTAGCAGTGAACTCACCTTGGACTTCAGTAGACTTACAAGACCGTAGTGGGAAATATTACGGTATCAATCAAATATCAAGTAATATTATTACCATTGATCGCAGCCTATTAAATACACCGTCTGGTCTGATTTTAGGAACATCTGGAGCTGGGAAAGGGATGGCAACCAAGCATGAAATTATCACGACCAAAATCAAGGAATCTGGTGAAAATACTGAAATTATCATCGTGGATCCAGAAGCAGAGTACAGTGTCATTGGACGAACTTTTGGGGGAGAAATGATTGATATTGCGCCTGATTCCCAAACCTATCTCAATGTCCTTGACTTGTCTGAGGAAAATATGGATGAGGATCCTGTAAAGGTAAAATCAGAATTTCTTTTATCCTTTATCGGTAAGTTATTGGATAGAAAAATGGATGGGAGAGAAAAATCGATTATCGACCGAGTTACGAGACTCACTTATCAGTCATTTAAAGAGCCTTCTTTGGAAGAATGGGTCTTTGTCTTGAGCCAACAAGCAGAAGAAGAAGCGCAGAATTTGGCACTTGATATGGAACTGTATGTTGAAGGTTCTCTTGATATTTTTTCTCATAAGACCAATATTCAAACAGGATCCAATTTCTTAATCTATAATGTTAAAAAGTTAGGAGATGAGCTGAAACAAATTGCCCTTATGGTTGTTTTTGATCAGATATGGAATCGTGTCGTTCGGAATCAAAAATTAGGGAAGAAGACCTGGATTTATTTCGATGAGATGCAGCTTCTCTTATTAGATAAATATGCCAGTGATTTCTTCTTTAAATTGTGGAGTCGTGTCAGAAAATATGGAGCCAGTCCGACTGGGATAACCCAAAACGTCGAAACCTTATTGTTAGATCCAAATGGTAGACGGATTATTGCAAATAGTGAATTTATGATTCTCCTCAAGCAAGCAAAAAATGATAGAGAAGAATTGGTTCAACTCTTAGGCTTGTCAAAAGAACTCGAAAAATACCTAGTCAATCCAGAAAAAGGGGCTGGACTAATAAAAGCTGGTTCAGTTGTCGTTCCCTTTAAAAATAAGATTCCTCAAGGTACTCAATTGTTTGATATCATGAGTACGGATCCTGATAAAATGGCTTCTAATTAA
- a CDS encoding PrgI family protein, which translates to MNTRVFKDISKYQHRAWLGFTTRQIIFVLPAFIVTIIVLGLNLFFWQFGDWFVYGFVFAFTIPLMLFGVYKPNDLYFEHYLKYRLHFELTVPLRTITGKKGSEHEKKIKYIKETKNFND; encoded by the coding sequence ATGAATACACGTGTCTTTAAAGACATCTCAAAATACCAACACAGGGCTTGGTTAGGTTTCACCACAAGACAAATCATCTTTGTTTTACCAGCCTTTATTGTCACAATTATTGTTTTGGGCTTGAATCTCTTTTTCTGGCAATTTGGAGATTGGTTTGTTTACGGTTTTGTGTTTGCTTTTACCATCCCCCTAATGCTTTTTGGAGTCTATAAACCCAATGATTTATATTTTGAACATTATTTGAAATACCGTCTTCATTTTGAATTAACGGTTCCCCTACGCACAATTACAGGAAAGAAAGGATCTGAACATGAAAAGAAAATCAAATACATTAAAGAAACAAAAAACTTCAATGACTAA
- a CDS encoding phage tail tip lysozyme: MKDKREIIRARKAFRRSLKDEKKFLKKGKKEVRKQKKDSAVLDEKAWKKEIKEKLEEMREASKARVKQANEDYNHILQNTPPSLLNRKELRDRRLPHARKRLKIAKKQFREAKVEAKEERKESRKERKTNQKFLYGQESKAKSNFFFQGKSLEELKAKKEVKAAKDNLKSTKQAYKSKKVSRKAKTFLYVLGREGGELASENEDLEGYRTLQETIRKGKRYSRLSYNLGKASVKTGQATGRFTKKRLTNTKERYHHFKDGKGWKLAKDNPSSFKNRYRKLKKQGLSSVRNIYQKLKAAFSFFTFTAGNPATWIVGGLVFLLLLMMSFFLGFSSASLIQQDEFELTKAYTHLTWEDAEHTRTNDKGITYYTKVDDVMGYMNFKFHDYELHKPVHLFSSETYKDYLSTLWHDLNDGDDLKSMQDLYETPKYKLSKDDQEEMKELKEEGVYASMQELDNPFEGKSNEDSLTMTYRYGYYDLDGKPTLQEYILLEAKAHQTIVAPMDGVVSLDGDNIILTNGKGENESRLTLYSIHNGRAIEGTRVLTGDIIGETPDDTGLKVSYQKYKNKKEKLVYVNPQFYFPKVIQLQTTILPAIGQFGGDEFERAKHIYEFLKSQGASPQAIAAILGNWSVESSINPKRAEGDYLSPPVGATDSSWDDETWLAIGGPAIYSGAYPNILHRGLGLGQWTDTADGSTRHTALLNYAHIKNKKWYDLDLQLDFMLHGDSPYYQSWLKDFFGNTGSAANLAQLFLTYWEGNSGDKLLERQTRATEWYYQIEKGFSQTNGGQAKSDPQSLEGVRGDLYDHSVPGGGDGMAYAYGQCTWGVAARMNQLGLKLKGSNGEKISIINTMGNGQDWVATASSLGGETGSTPRAGAIVSFVGGTHGTPAIYGHVAFVEKVYDDGSFLVSETNYGGNPNYTFRKISQADSAISFAYTVK; encoded by the coding sequence ATGAAGGATAAAAGAGAAATCATACGTGCCCGAAAGGCATTTAGAAGAAGTCTAAAAGATGAGAAGAAATTCTTGAAAAAAGGAAAGAAGGAGGTAAGGAAACAGAAAAAAGATTCCGCTGTACTGGATGAAAAAGCATGGAAAAAAGAGATAAAAGAAAAGCTAGAGGAGATGAGAGAAGCTTCAAAGGCTAGAGTAAAACAAGCAAATGAAGACTACAATCACATCCTTCAAAATACTCCTCCATCTCTTTTGAATCGGAAAGAATTAAGAGACAGACGATTGCCTCATGCTAGGAAACGATTGAAAATAGCCAAGAAGCAATTTAGAGAAGCCAAGGTAGAAGCAAAAGAAGAAAGAAAAGAGAGTCGTAAAGAAAGAAAAACCAATCAAAAATTTCTTTATGGTCAGGAATCGAAAGCAAAATCCAATTTTTTCTTTCAAGGGAAGAGTTTAGAAGAATTAAAAGCTAAGAAAGAAGTCAAGGCCGCAAAAGATAATCTAAAATCTACTAAACAAGCCTATAAGTCCAAAAAAGTCAGTAGGAAAGCCAAAACTTTTCTTTATGTCCTTGGACGTGAAGGTGGAGAGTTAGCTTCAGAAAATGAAGATTTAGAAGGCTATCGTACACTTCAAGAGACCATTAGAAAAGGGAAACGCTACAGTCGACTTTCTTATAATCTTGGAAAAGCTAGTGTCAAAACAGGACAAGCAACAGGTCGTTTTACCAAGAAAAGACTGACCAACACAAAAGAGCGATACCATCATTTTAAGGATGGAAAAGGATGGAAACTAGCGAAAGATAATCCAAGTTCCTTTAAAAATCGGTATCGAAAATTAAAGAAACAAGGTCTTTCAAGTGTCCGAAATATCTATCAAAAACTAAAAGCAGCCTTTTCCTTCTTTACATTTACGGCTGGGAATCCTGCAACCTGGATAGTTGGAGGATTAGTCTTTCTTCTCTTACTTATGATGAGCTTCTTTTTAGGATTTTCATCTGCTAGTTTGATTCAACAAGATGAATTTGAATTAACAAAAGCTTATACCCATCTAACTTGGGAAGATGCAGAACATACTCGCACAAATGACAAAGGAATTACTTATTACACAAAAGTTGATGATGTGATGGGCTATATGAACTTTAAATTCCATGACTATGAGTTACACAAACCAGTTCACTTATTTAGTTCAGAAACTTACAAGGATTATCTGTCTACTTTGTGGCATGATTTAAACGATGGGGATGATTTGAAATCCATGCAAGACCTCTATGAAACTCCTAAGTATAAACTCTCGAAAGACGATCAAGAGGAAATGAAGGAACTAAAAGAAGAGGGTGTATATGCTTCCATGCAGGAATTGGACAATCCATTTGAGGGGAAAAGCAACGAAGATAGTCTAACCATGACTTATCGTTATGGATACTATGATTTAGATGGGAAACCTACTCTTCAGGAGTACATTCTACTAGAAGCAAAGGCTCACCAAACGATTGTCGCACCAATGGATGGAGTTGTATCTCTAGATGGTGACAATATTATTCTCACTAACGGAAAAGGAGAGAATGAGAGTCGATTGACCTTGTATTCTATTCATAATGGCCGTGCGATTGAGGGGACAAGAGTCTTAACGGGTGATATTATTGGTGAAACACCAGACGATACAGGTTTGAAAGTTTCCTATCAAAAGTATAAGAACAAGAAAGAAAAATTGGTGTATGTCAATCCGCAATTTTATTTTCCAAAAGTCATTCAACTTCAGACAACTATCTTACCTGCCATTGGTCAGTTTGGTGGGGATGAGTTTGAACGAGCAAAACATATTTATGAGTTTTTGAAATCTCAAGGGGCAAGTCCCCAAGCCATTGCGGCTATTTTAGGAAATTGGTCGGTAGAATCTTCTATTAATCCAAAACGAGCTGAAGGGGATTATTTATCTCCTCCTGTTGGCGCTACCGATTCCTCATGGGATGATGAAACCTGGTTAGCAATTGGAGGTCCAGCCATTTATAGTGGTGCTTATCCTAATATCCTTCATAGAGGTTTGGGGTTAGGTCAATGGACGGATACTGCAGATGGTTCAACACGGCATACAGCTTTATTGAATTATGCACATATCAAAAATAAGAAGTGGTATGATTTAGATCTCCAACTTGATTTTATGCTTCATGGGGATAGTCCTTACTATCAAAGTTGGTTAAAGGATTTCTTTGGAAATACGGGCAGTGCAGCCAATTTAGCCCAACTCTTCCTTACCTATTGGGAGGGAAATTCTGGTGACAAACTACTGGAAAGACAAACCAGAGCAACAGAATGGTATTACCAAATTGAAAAAGGCTTTAGCCAAACAAACGGAGGACAGGCAAAGAGTGATCCACAATCCCTCGAAGGTGTTCGTGGGGACTTGTATGATCATTCTGTTCCTGGTGGTGGAGATGGTATGGCCTATGCCTATGGACAATGTACATGGGGTGTTGCGGCTCGTATGAATCAGTTAGGCTTAAAATTAAAAGGAAGTAATGGTGAGAAGATTTCAATCATTAATACCATGGGAAATGGTCAAGACTGGGTTGCGACAGCTTCAAGTCTTGGTGGGGAAACTGGCTCTACACCAAGAGCAGGTGCCATTGTTTCTTTTGTAGGAGGTACACATGGCACACCAGCTATCTACGGTCATGTGGCTTTTGTCGAGAAAGTCTATGATGATGGTTCTTTCCTTGTGTCTGAAACTAACTATGGTGGCAACCCTAACTATACCTTTAGAAAAATCTCGCAAGCAGATAGTGCCATCAGTTTTGCTTATACGGTGAAATAA
- a CDS encoding conjugal transfer protein TrbL: MNLSLVSPFVYLASEKISAENLFEGFIVDLQSTVDLIKSLSSYNPTVWTYMSSITKSVMQPLGVAILSVVLILEFSKMAKKIANSGGAMTFEALAPMLISYIMVAVVITNTTVIVEAIIGIASHAIEQVASIVAHGGAKYDTISGLKGSGFIGRMIVGFFALLIWLVRIVSAAMVNLLVSIRFIQLYLMIPFAPLTIPTFLSDEWKSIGIGYLKNIMVYAVQGVLIFLIVSLVPLFESAGKIAVSNGAGVLQSLAIMFGSLIQAILLIIALVGSQRTARSILGM, encoded by the coding sequence ATGAATCTTAGTTTAGTCTCACCCTTTGTTTACCTTGCATCTGAAAAAATATCAGCTGAAAATTTATTTGAAGGATTTATTGTAGATTTACAATCTACAGTAGATCTGATTAAATCCCTATCTAGCTACAATCCAACAGTTTGGACTTATATGTCTAGTATTACTAAAAGTGTCATGCAGCCTCTTGGAGTTGCGATTTTATCAGTTGTCCTCATCTTAGAATTTTCGAAGATGGCAAAGAAAATTGCTAACTCTGGTGGAGCGATGACCTTTGAAGCATTAGCGCCGATGTTGATTAGTTATATTATGGTCGCAGTTGTAATTACCAACACTACCGTGATTGTGGAAGCCATCATCGGTATTGCGAGTCATGCCATTGAACAAGTGGCCTCGATTGTGGCTCACGGTGGGGCAAAGTATGATACCATCTCTGGATTAAAAGGTTCAGGCTTTATTGGCCGGATGATTGTAGGCTTTTTCGCCCTCCTCATTTGGCTTGTTCGGATAGTAAGTGCAGCCATGGTTAATCTTTTGGTATCTATTCGATTTATTCAACTCTACCTTATGATCCCATTTGCCCCTCTTACGATTCCAACATTTTTAAGTGATGAATGGAAGTCTATTGGTATTGGCTATTTAAAAAATATTATGGTCTATGCGGTACAAGGGGTTCTTATTTTTCTGATTGTTTCTCTTGTTCCTTTGTTTGAATCTGCTGGGAAAATAGCTGTTTCAAATGGTGCAGGAGTCCTGCAATCTCTTGCGATTATGTTTGGTAGTTTAATACAAGCTATCTTACTGATTATTGCCCTCGTTGGTTCTCAACGTACGGCTCGCTCAATCTTAGGTATGTAA
- a CDS encoding VirD4-like conjugal transfer protein, CD1115 family, with amino-acid sequence MYSGKKFLLFSLLGILLGYLFHRLTLLYDSYTGNILDKWTHLLMEGQDEVLQSPWNVSFTGKSSAFFLLGFVMMLLVYLYLETGKKQYREGVEYGSARFGTLKEKKLFYGKEFSHDTILAQDVRLTLLDKKPPQYDRNKNIAVIGGSGSGKTFRFVKPNLIQMNSSNIVVDPKDHLAEKTGKLFLEHGYQVKVLDLVNMNNSDGFNPFRYIETENDLNRMLTVYFNNTKGSGSRSDPFWDEASMTLVRALASYLVDFYNPPKTREQLIKESRLSQKEYQNLLKGQKKEVEERKKRGRYPSFAEISKLIKHLSKGENQEKSVLEILFENYAKKYGTENFTIRNWADFQNYKDKTLDSVIAVTTAKFALFNIQSVMDLTKRDTLDMKTWGKEKSMVYLVIPDNDSTFRFLSALFFSTVFQTLTRQADIDFKGQLPLHVRVYLDEFANIGEIPDFAEQTSTVRSRNMSLVPILQNIAQLQGLYKEKEAWKTILGNCDSLVYLGGNDEDTFKFMSGLLGKQTIDVRNTSRSFGQTGSGSLSHQKIARDLMTPDEVGNMKRHECLVRIANMPVFKSKKYNSTKHPNWKYLANQETDERWWNYQINPLNQRQENHLEGLRIRDLTFESSLK; translated from the coding sequence ATGTACAGTGGAAAGAAATTCCTACTATTCTCACTGTTAGGTATCTTACTAGGCTATCTTTTTCATCGTTTGACGCTTTTGTATGATTCCTATACTGGAAATATCTTAGATAAATGGACTCATCTCCTGATGGAAGGTCAAGATGAAGTTCTTCAGTCGCCATGGAATGTTTCTTTTACTGGAAAATCAAGTGCTTTTTTTCTACTAGGTTTTGTGATGATGTTACTAGTTTATCTCTATCTAGAGACTGGTAAAAAACAATACCGAGAAGGGGTAGAATACGGGAGCGCCCGTTTTGGAACTCTAAAAGAAAAGAAGCTCTTTTACGGTAAAGAATTTTCTCATGATACGATCTTAGCACAAGATGTTCGTCTGACATTATTAGATAAAAAACCACCCCAATATGATAGAAATAAGAATATTGCGGTGATAGGAGGTTCAGGAAGTGGGAAGACTTTTCGCTTTGTGAAACCCAATCTAATTCAGATGAATAGTTCTAATATTGTGGTGGATCCTAAAGATCACTTGGCCGAGAAAACAGGCAAACTCTTTTTAGAACATGGCTACCAAGTAAAGGTGCTAGATTTAGTCAATATGAATAACTCAGATGGCTTTAATCCTTTTCGCTATATAGAAACAGAAAACGATTTGAATCGCATGCTGACGGTTTATTTTAATAACACCAAAGGCTCTGGCTCCCGTAGTGATCCATTTTGGGATGAGGCTTCTATGACTTTAGTCCGTGCTTTGGCCTCCTACTTGGTAGATTTCTATAATCCACCTAAAACAAGAGAACAGCTCATAAAAGAAAGTCGTTTAAGTCAAAAGGAATACCAAAACTTGTTGAAAGGTCAAAAAAAAGAAGTGGAAGAGCGAAAAAAACGAGGACGTTATCCAAGTTTTGCTGAAATCTCAAAACTCATTAAACACTTATCCAAGGGTGAAAATCAAGAAAAAAGTGTCTTAGAAATTCTATTTGAAAATTATGCTAAAAAGTATGGAACTGAAAATTTTACCATACGAAATTGGGCTGATTTCCAAAATTATAAGGATAAGACTCTGGATTCTGTCATAGCTGTAACCACTGCTAAATTTGCCCTCTTCAATATTCAAAGTGTCATGGATTTGACCAAAAGAGATACCCTTGATATGAAGACATGGGGCAAGGAAAAATCAATGGTTTACTTAGTTATCCCAGATAATGATAGTACCTTTCGCTTTCTTTCAGCCCTCTTTTTTTCAACCGTATTTCAAACCTTAACAAGACAAGCAGATATTGATTTTAAGGGACAATTACCTCTTCATGTGAGAGTCTACTTAGATGAGTTCGCAAATATCGGAGAAATCCCAGATTTTGCTGAACAAACCTCAACAGTTCGTTCTCGTAATATGAGTCTCGTTCCCATTCTTCAAAATATTGCCCAACTTCAAGGGCTCTATAAAGAAAAAGAAGCTTGGAAAACCATTTTGGGGAACTGTGATAGCTTAGTCTACTTAGGTGGTAATGATGAAGATACATTTAAATTTATGAGTGGATTACTCGGTAAACAAACCATTGATGTTCGAAATACTAGTCGTTCCTTTGGCCAGACAGGTTCAGGTTCCCTTTCTCATCAAAAGATTGCTCGTGATTTAATGACACCCGATGAAGTCGGAAATATGAAACGGCATGAATGCCTGGTTCGAATTGCCAATATGCCTGTCTTTAAAAGCAAAAAATACAATTCAACCAAGCATCCAAACTGGAAGTACCTAGCCAATCAAGAAACCGATGAACGGTGGTGGAACTATCAAATCAATCCTTTGAATCAAAGACAAGAAAATCATCTTGAAGGCCTTAGAATTCGTGATTTAACTTTTGAATCTAGTTTAAAATAA